A window of the Eremothecium cymbalariae DBVPG#7215 chromosome 5, complete sequence genome harbors these coding sequences:
- the VPS41 gene encoding Vps41p (similar to Ashbya gossypii AGR149W) has translation MEPPMLKYTRITKLPKNFFNRDSISACLFHDKLFAFATHSGILHLTTPNFSPIRTFKCHRSSILSIQSDGEYFATASIDGTVVIGSITDQSDIIAFDFKRPVHAVVLDQSYKSTKIFISGGMAGEVIVSQRNWMGSRVDTRVDKDHGAIVGIYILDDILFWMNDNGITFYSISTKMKLLNVAFSKDSSVRPDLYWPRVHFPEVNTIIVCWGVYVWAFKVSLNTSVEKQKHLGSILTTAASSLRGIPDKKIKLEAHFKLDCLIAGIASFKDDQLLLLGLNPSPSKMEPPQLKVIDMLTGEEIHNDEVVSNNFQNLTLKDYHLGKYIGSNTPEYYLISSNDAILVKELSLKDRYTWFMDNGHYFKAWEISKFVLNEVDRLKTGLKCIEQLINDNNWTEAGNIMNLIFSSIEWNAIDDPAFKDFSIDGWQNMIGRFLETNHVDIVAPFLPQDPKLKPEIYDKVLKYYLENNNYEKFSHYLQSWPIDFYSSVEFEELLEEKCQYKEELDRKFCEFLCYLYLEEKKYMLAVNHLIKLKDPKALDILIRQNILATFMDRLLEIVLLPFNGNISEIENLSLEEVKITFSKSVQLLIQNRNSIQTNKLLHLFTPKLEPILFLYLEQLSSVEPILVAPHETKLVELYSKYEPSKLLEFLKRNTGYDIERAIEVCESKGVHYQELIYLWGKIGETKKALSLIIDKLNDPSLAISFVIDSNDSDLWEFLVSYSLDKPNFIKSLLEHRDEYGEKSLEVMKKVPAETEIDDDMKQILRNITKDNWLSLRVNKGVLKIIDDETKEVAHEFLKIRRLGKLFDKGN, from the coding sequence TATACAGAGTGATGGTGAATATTTTGCTACGGCTTCAATCGATGGTACTGTTGTCATTGGCTCTATAACAGATCAGTCTGATATTATAGCGTTTGATTTCAAGAGGCCAGTTCATGCTGTTGTTCTTGATCAAAGCTACAAGAGTACAAAGATCTTTATTTCAGGTGGAATGGCCGGTGAAGTCATAGTGTCACAGCGAAATTGGATGGGGAGCAGGGTTGATACACGAGTCGATAAAGACCATGGTGCAATAGTTGGTATCTACATCttggatgatattttgttttggatgaaCGATAATGGGATAACTTTTTACAGTATTTCTACCAAAATGAAGCTGTTGAATGTTGCATTTTCTAAAGATTCATCTGTCCGTCCTGACCTCTATTGGCCCAGGGTTCATTTTCCGGAAGTGAATACAATTATTGTTTGCTGGGGCGTATATGTTTGGGCATTTAAAGTTTCTTTAAATACATCTGTCGAAAAGCAAAAACATCTAGGGTCCATCCTCACGACAGCTGCGTCAAGTCTGAGGGGGATACCCGATAAGAAAATCAAGTTAGAAGCACATTTCAAGTTAGATTGCCTTATTGCTGGTATCGCATCGTTTAAAGATGATCAACTCTTGTTACTTGGTCTCAATCCTTCCccttcaaaaatggaacCTCCACAGTTAAAGGTCATAGATATGCTAACGGGAGAGGAAATTCACAACGATGAAGTTGTATCTAATAATTTTCAGAACTTGACTTTAAAAGACTATCACTTGGGAAAGTATATCGGCTCAAACACTCCAGAATACTATCTAATCAGTTCAAATGATGCTATTTTAGTAAAAGAACTGTCCTTGAAGGACAGATATACCTGGTTTATGGATAATGGTCACTATTTTAAGGCGTGGgaaatttccaaatttgttcTGAATGAAGTGGATAGATTAAAGACTGGGTTAAAATGCATTGAACAGCTTATAAACGATAACAATTGGACTGAAGCGGGTAATATTATGAACCTCATATTTAGTAGTATTGAATGGAATGCCATAGATGATCCTGCCTTCaaagatttttcaatagATGGATGGCAAAATATGATTGGTAGATTTCTGGAAACCAACCATGTTGACATTGTAGCTCCTTTTCTTCCCCAGGATCCAAAATTGAAGCCGGAAATATATGACAAAGTATTAAAGtattatttggaaaataataactatGAAAAGTTTTCCCATTACTTGCAGTCTTGGCCAATTGATTTCTATTCTTCAGTTGAGTTTGAAGAACTATTGGAAGAAAAGTGCCAGTATAAAGAGGAATTAGATAGGAAATTTTGTGAATTTCTTTGCTATTTATATTTGGaggagaagaaatatatgcTGGCTGTGAATCATTTAATTAAGCTGAAAGATCCAAAGGCATTGGATATATTGATTCGTCAAAACATTCTAGCTACTTTTATGGATAGATTACTGGAAATTGTTCTACTTCCATTCAATGGAAATATTagtgaaattgaaaatcttTCATTAGAAGAAGTGAAGATAACATTCTCAAAATCAGTTCAATTGTTGATACAGAATAGGAATTCAATTCAAACGAATAAACTGCTTCATCTTTTTACTCCGAAATTAGAGCCGATACTTTTTCTATACTTGGAACAACTCTCCTCAGTTGAACCTATATTGGTCGCCCCACATGAAACGAAGCTTGTAGAGCTATATTCTAAATACGAACCTTCTAAACTActtgaatttttgaaaagaaatactGGTTATGATATTGAAAGGGCGATTGAAGTATGTGAAAGCAAAGGTGTGCATTACCAGGAGCTAATATATCTGTGGGGCAAAATTGGCGAAACCAAGAAGGCGCTTTCGTTAATAATCGATAAGCTAAATGACCCATCTCTTGCTATTTCATTTGTAATCGATAGTAATGATTCAGATCTATGGGAGTTTTTGGTAAGCTATAGCTTAGATAAGccaaattttattaaaagttTACTTGAACATAGAGATGAATACGGAGAGAAATCCTTAGAGGTGATGAAAAAAGTTCCAGCAGAAAcagaaattgatgatgatatgaaGCAGATTTTACGCAATATCACTAAAGACAATTGGTTGAGTTTAAGGGTAAACAAAGgagttttaaaaataatcgACGATGAAACAAAAGAGGTTGCACATGA